TACAGCGCTGATGTTCGGTATTTGGATATGCCGCTGAAATTGACTCTTTTATGCCGGAAAGTCCGTCTGCACACAAAATCAAAATATCCTGTACCCCTCGGTTTCTGAGGTCATTTAGCACGCCAAGCCAGTATTTCGCACTCTCATTTTCACCAACGGTTATGCTTAACACTTCTTTTCTGCCCTCGTCATTAATGCCGAGAATTATGTATGCAGCTATCTTTTTAACTATATGCTCATCACGAACAGAAAAATGTATTGCGTCAATGAAAACAATCGGATATACCGCCGATAGCGGTCTTTGCTGCAATTCTTCAATTTGGGGCAGTATTTTGTTTGTGACGGCGGTTACCATGCTTTCGCTTACTTCAAAGCCGTATATGTCCTCTACAATATCCGAAATTTGCCTTGTTGTCATGCCTTTTGCCGACATCGCTATGATTTTTTGTTCTATTGCGGATATGTCCTTTTTGCGTTTCTGAACTATTTGCGGGTTAAAATCTCCGTCACGGTCCTGCGGAACATCAATCGGTATTTCACCATACGAACTGCGCAATTTCTTGTGTTTAACGCCGTTTCGATAATCTGTGTTATCACTGCGTTCGTATTCCTCATAACCTAAATGCTCGTCAAGCTCTGCCTCCATCATCTCCTGAATCGTGCCGCCTAACAGGTCTTTCAGTGCCTCCTGAATATCCTCGGCTGTTTTGATGTTGTACTCCTCAATTAAGCCGGCTATGATATTCTTTTTACCTTCACTCATTCTTTCTCGTCTGCGTCTTGCCATAAAAAATTCCTCCTATGATATTATTTATATTCTATCATAGAAGAAATCTCTTTTACAGACTTTTTCTCACACTCTCATATTAGCAGGGGCAGAAAACAAAATTTCCTGCCCCCTAAAAATGTATGATTGTTAAGAATTATATTTATGGGGAAGAATTTCCGCTGCCCTTTCTTCGGGACTTAATTTGTACTTAGGCATAACTAAAACCTCCAAAATGATATTTTTATTATATATCATCTTGGAGGTCTTGTATAGACTTTACACAAAATTTGGG
This genomic window from Qingrenia yutianensis contains:
- a CDS encoding IS256 family transposase, encoding MARRRRERMSEGKKNIIAGLIEEYNIKTAEDIQEALKDLLGGTIQEMMEAELDEHLGYEEYERSDNTDYRNGVKHKKLRSSYGEIPIDVPQDRDGDFNPQIVQKRKKDISAIEQKIIAMSAKGMTTRQISDIVEDIYGFEVSESMVTAVTNKILPQIEELQQRPLSAVYPIVFIDAIHFSVRDEHIVKKIAAYIILGINDEGRKEVLSITVGENESAKYWLGVLNDLRNRGVQDILILCADGLSGIKESISAAYPNTEHQRCIVHQVRNTLKYVAEKDKKSFANDLKSIYHAPNEETGYERMLAVTEKWHDRYPNAMKRWDENWDVISPMFKFSADVRKVMYTTNAIESLNSALRRLNSQRSVFPSDTALLKALYLATFEATKKWTMPLRNWGKVYGELSIMYDGRLN